In Vitis riparia cultivar Riparia Gloire de Montpellier isolate 1030 chromosome 19, EGFV_Vit.rip_1.0, whole genome shotgun sequence, the following proteins share a genomic window:
- the LOC117908107 gene encoding ankyrin repeat-containing protein At5g02620-like, whose protein sequence is MKDDILERRNLLLARHGLAEPKIKYSLKELNLNNDTSFLSPGKNTALHLAARMGDTSAVEELLNRNTSLLTEKNIKGNTPLHLAARIGHVDVVEFLICHAEKLDVENGGVYEVISMTNMKDDTPLHEAVRGGHHSVTCLLVKKVVEANHSDLLASRNKAGESPFSMAIDVNIVRTILEAEPSCLLYRGPNHETPLHRAVFRADLDTVQILLEKKPRLIFEKDSYGRTPLHYAAASSDFLVWIVCGHLLKRDSSIALLQDHYQATPAHLAAECGSRKALITILNACPHSVELLNQQRQNILHVAAQNGSVIVVKCILSLREADDLINEPDKDGNTTLHLAAMNFHSSVVRCLALTRKVDIRAINNDGKTALDVAQDYKRNMTAKKSFFKAFLLKEDNFENWSIQMKTLLDSKSVWEVTKKGSQVPEDECKPSQT, encoded by the exons ATGAAAGACGATATTCTAGAACGGAGGAATCTATTGCTGGCAAGGCATGGACTCGcagaaccaaaaataaagtatagTCTCAAGGAATTGAACTTAAACAACGACACCAGTTTCCTAAGTCCCGGGAAGAACACAGCCCTTCATTTGGCTGCAAGAATGGGAGACACGAGTGCTGTGGAAGAGTTACTGAATCGAAACACGTCCCTTCTCACTGAGAAGAACATCAAAGGCAACACCCCACTGCACTTGGCAGCTCGTATTGGCCATGTTGATGTTGTAGAATTTCTCATCTGCCATGCTGAGAAGTTAGACGTTGAAAATGGAGGAGTATATGAGGTAATTAGTATGACAAATATGAAAGACGACACGCCATTGCATGAAGCTGTTAGAGGTGGTCACCACTCGGTCACCTGTCTACTTGTGAAAAAAGTAGTCGAGGCAAATCACTCTGATTTGTTAGCTTCACGGAACAAAGCTGGGGAGTCTCCATTCTCTATGGCTATTGATGTAAATATTGTGAGAACGATCCTAGAAGCAGAGCCCTCCTGTCTCCTGTACAGAGGTCCCAATCACGAGACACCTCTCCACAGGGCCGTTTTTAGGGCTGACTTAG ATACTGTACAAATTCTACTGGAGAAAAAGCCACGACTGATCTTTGAGAAAGACAGCTATGGGAGAACTCCCCTTCACTATGCTGCAGCCTCCTCCGATTTCCTTGTGTGGATAGTCTGCGGTCATTTGCTAAAACGAGACTCTTCCATTGCGCTTCTCCAAGATCACTATCAAGCAACCCCTGCCCACTTGGCTGCGGAATGTGGCAGTAGAAAGGCTTTGATCACAATTCTCAACGCCTGCCCTCATTCAGTTGAGCTACTCAACCAACAGAGACAAAATATCCTTCATGTAGCAGCACAAAATGGGTCCGTTATCGTGGTTAAATGTATTCTGAGTTTGCGGGAGGCGGATGACCTGATCAATGAGCCGGATAAGGATGGAAACACAACCTTGCATCTTGCTGCCATGAACTTCCATTCCAGTGTGGTACGTTGTCTTGCTTTGACAAGAAAGGTGGACATCAGGGCCATCAACAATGATGGTAAAACCGCTCTCGACGTAGCTCAG GATTACAAGAGAAATATGACTGCTAAGAAGTCTTTTTTTAAAGCCTTTCTACTCAAAGAAGACAACTTCGAAAATTGGAGCATTCAGATGAAGACTTTGCTTGATTCCAAAAGTGTATGGGAAGTCACAAAAAAAGGCTCTCAAGTGCCTGAAGATGAATGTAAGCCATCGCAGACTTAA